Part of the uncultured Cohaesibacter sp. genome is shown below.
GAATGCCGCTGTCGGCGAGGCGGTCTATGTCACCGGCACGATTGGTGACAGCGCTCTTGGTCTGCTTGTCCGCAGGGAGCCGGACCAGTATCCATCCGTTGCTGCCGCAGACCGGGCGTTTCTAAAGGACAGGTTCCTGCTGCCACAACCAAGGCTGTCGTGCCGGGAGTTGATCCGCAAGTTTGCCACCGCCTCGATGGATATCTCCGATGGCCTTATCGGCGACGCGCAGAAGATGTCGGGTGCTGCCAGGAAGGCTTTGCTGCTGGACAGTGACTCTGTTCCTCTGTCCCCGTCGGCAAAGGCCATGATCGGCTCTTCGACCGACCTCCATGAAATTGCCCTGACCGGCGGCGATGACTATGAACTGCTGTTCTGCGCCAGGCCGGAAGACCATGAGCCGCTGATGGCAGAAGCACATAGCCTCGGTATTCCGCTTTCGCGCATCGGCCGCGTCGCAGAAGGTGAGGGCGTGCGGTTGCTCGACAGCGAAGGGCAGGATATCGCCCTTTCACACGGCAGTTCCTACGAGCATTTCTGACCGCGCTATCCTTGCTTTCCCATTTGACGGAATGGACGGCCCTTTCCACGACAATGCGCAAGAAAAAGGCCAGACACTGCGGTGTCTGACCTCGAAATCAGTCGATAAGAGCAAAGGCTAGTTCGTACCAGCGCCGATCCCTTCAACGAGACGGCTGAGGAACTGCGTGTCCTTGCCTCCGGTCGGGGTAACCTGGCGGGAGAAGTCAAACAGCTTGCCATCCTTGAGGCCGTAGCGTGCGGTGCGGGAAACGCGCTGCTCGTCGTCGAAATAGACCGCTACCACGGTCTGATCCACAGGATAGGAGCGCATGAAGGCAACCGGCTGCTTGCGCGTTTGCGAGATATAGTAGAATACCTCGCCGCCGAAATCGGCTGTGGTTGACGGGGTGCCGAGCGTCAGCATCACCTGTTCGCGGCTGGCGCCTTCGGTGATCTGGTCAAGCGTGTAGTCGGATGGAACAAAGCCGTGAATAGACGTCGTTTCGGTGAAGCAGCCTGAAAGCAGAACCGTGCTGAGGCAAGCGGCCAGACCTGCAGCTCTCACCGGAGAGAACAGCGATTTGGCTTTTTGAAAGCTTGAGCCATGAAAACCTGAGCGAACGTTGCGCATAGAGTAAGCTACTCCTCGTATTTAATGATCCACATGCTCTGACGGGCATGCATCCAATTCCAGTATCGGGCAAAATGCCAGACACGAATGGAAGAGAACAGGCATAAGTCCAAGACCACCCGAAAGTATCGCTGCCTTTTCAACCATATTTCCTTTAGTCGGTATCTCGTTTGAACAAAAAATGCAATCATTGTGAAATGCTTGGCAGTAATTTATAGCTCAGAGCGCTCAATTCAGGTCGGATATTGAGCAAGACGTCTCGGATTGGTATTCAGCAACCCTCTCGGGTATGGCCGCGAAACTGCAAATGGAAAGTGCCTCATGATTTTCAAGCTGTTCCAAAAACAATCCCGCAAGGAAGATATTGCGGATGACCTATACAGACAAATCGTGGCGGCTGCGAGGCAGACTGAGTTCTATTTGAGCTATGGCGTGGAAGATACCGTGACCGGACGATTTGAAATGATCATCCTCGTCGCCTACACCTTTTTCCACCGGCTGAAGCAGGAAGATGAAGACGCGCGAGAGCTTGGGCAACTGGTTTTCAATCGCTTCTTTCAGGATATGGATGATTCCCTCAGGGAGCAGGGCGTTGGCGACCTTTCCATCCCCAAGAAGATAAAGAAGATGGCCCAGTCCTTTTATGGCCATGTTGAAGCCTATGACGCTGCGCGGGAAAAAGGGACGGATGCACTGGCAATTGCGCTCGCCCGCAATATATATGCCCTCGAAGACGGATCTCGCCCTGAAGCTGCCGGATTGGCGGCCTATGTCGAGGCCTGTGAAGAAAAATTGAAATTGCAGTCCGTGGAAGATTTCAGTAAAGGTAGGCTGCATTTTCCTGAAATCGAGCCGTTTCAGGCAGTCTGAGAGGCTGGTTGGTTCGGCTCGGCAAGACGATCCCCGAGGCCTTTGCAAGGCGAGATCAGTGAGAAGGCCTCTCCTTCGATGGATGAGTGGCGCCCTGATAGTTTGCAGGCAGGTTCGTGATCGATCCATAACTCAAGAGCGCCATCAAGGTGCTTTGCCACCCGGAAGTAGACTGCATCCATGTCTAAAAAATCCACAGAACCAGAGTTCGCCCCGCGCGCACCTGTACTGTCCCTGCCGATCAATGTTGCCAGATTGAAGAGTCTTGGTGAAATGGTGAAGGCCTCGGCTGATGCCGAAGGGTGCGAAGAGCTGAAAAACCGTCTCGGAATCCTGTCTGTCCACGACTACTCCGTCGAAGCCAAGGTTACTCCATGGAAAAAGCGTGGTGTCCAGATAGAAGGCTTTGTTAGGGGAGAAGTGGAACAGGCCTGCGTGGTTACCCTTGAGCCGGTTCTCGAACAGATTGATGAGCCTTTCAAGGTGACGCTGGTCCCGAAAGGGTCGGAATTTGCCAAACGGGCTGTCGATCACAGCACGATGAGCGAAATGGTCATCGATCCGGAAGGGGATGATCCTCCCGAGGAATTCGAGGGCGAGGAAATAGACGTCGGGCTTTACGCGGAAGAATTCTTCGCGTTGAGTCTGGATGATTATCCACGTGCACCCGATGCCCGGTTCACAGGCCACATCGAAGATCAGGCCGCGTTTGACGGGTCGGAAAATCCTTTTGCTGCCTTGGCTGTTCTCAAGGAAGATAAGCCAAAAGACCAGTAGTGCGGGAGTCTTGGGGACGTTTTCCAAATAATGCGGTTGTTTCTTGCCCGAATTTGGATATTGTCCCTGCAAATATAGTTATCGACCTTAGGATGATGTCTTCGCTATGAGCGCTCATCATGTCAGCTGTTGCTTCTCTTGAGGCAAGAATGGTCGATCAGGCGGGATAGAGTGATCTGGAATGTCCGAAGTAATTAATATTTCGCTGGATGTCATGGGTGGGGACAATGGCCCTGCTGTCGTCCTTGAAGGTGCAGACATCGCGTTGGTTCGTCATCCTGACGTGCGCTATCACCTATTCGGCGATCAGGAGATCGTTGAAAGCCTGCTCGAAGATTATCCGCGCGTCAAGCAGGCCAGTACCTTGCATCATTGTGAGGTTGTCATTCAGATGGATGAACGGCCCAGCCAGGCGCTGCGCAGAGGCCGCGGTAAATCCAGCATGTGGCGTTCCATCGAGGCCGCCCGCGATGGCGTTTCCAGTGTTTGCGTT
Proteins encoded:
- the thiL gene encoding thiamine-phosphate kinase; amino-acid sequence: MANSPKRLGESELIRQYFAPLCHPDMSFGLSDDAAFLRCDTDQQLVLTKDMLVADVHFFADDDPALIARKALRVNLSDLASKGAEPLGYLLGLGLPASWDEDWLKNFCEGLRLDQECFAFPLIGGDTVKSPERLTLSITAFGQVPRSKTILRMNAAVGEAVYVTGTIGDSALGLLVRREPDQYPSVAAADRAFLKDRFLLPQPRLSCRELIRKFATASMDISDGLIGDAQKMSGAARKALLLDSDSVPLSPSAKAMIGSSTDLHEIALTGGDDYELLFCARPEDHEPLMAEAHSLGIPLSRIGRVAEGEGVRLLDSEGQDIALSHGSSYEHF
- the bamE gene encoding outer membrane protein assembly factor BamE — encoded protein: MRNVRSGFHGSSFQKAKSLFSPVRAAGLAACLSTVLLSGCFTETTSIHGFVPSDYTLDQITEGASREQVMLTLGTPSTTADFGGEVFYYISQTRKQPVAFMRSYPVDQTVVAVYFDDEQRVSRTARYGLKDGKLFDFSRQVTPTGGKDTQFLSRLVEGIGAGTN
- a CDS encoding ubiquinol-cytochrome C chaperone family protein; the encoded protein is MIFKLFQKQSRKEDIADDLYRQIVAAARQTEFYLSYGVEDTVTGRFEMIILVAYTFFHRLKQEDEDARELGQLVFNRFFQDMDDSLREQGVGDLSIPKKIKKMAQSFYGHVEAYDAAREKGTDALAIALARNIYALEDGSRPEAAGLAAYVEACEEKLKLQSVEDFSKGRLHFPEIEPFQAV
- a CDS encoding DUF177 domain-containing protein, with protein sequence MSKKSTEPEFAPRAPVLSLPINVARLKSLGEMVKASADAEGCEELKNRLGILSVHDYSVEAKVTPWKKRGVQIEGFVRGEVEQACVVTLEPVLEQIDEPFKVTLVPKGSEFAKRAVDHSTMSEMVIDPEGDDPPEEFEGEEIDVGLYAEEFFALSLDDYPRAPDARFTGHIEDQAAFDGSENPFAALAVLKEDKPKDQ